Proteins co-encoded in one Haloarcula pelagica genomic window:
- a CDS encoding type I 3-dehydroquinate dehydratase — protein MNFESFTLLAATDDLSVEPEGRAHADGVELRMDFADDPLAQLDAYDGELPVLVTNRVEWEGGEAPDSADRLDTLERALGYDAVTAVDLELAAVSGAGEYDAGRVVDAARDRGVSVVVSTHDFESTPERADIAERLERACSYGDVGKMASTAHSPDDVLAMLGATRDRTAAGDTVATMCMGAAGRHSRAVAPVYGSRIGYAPVDPADATAPGQYDLATLRSLVTQLQREG, from the coding sequence ATGAACTTCGAGTCGTTCACGCTGCTTGCCGCGACCGACGACCTCTCGGTCGAACCCGAGGGGCGCGCCCACGCCGACGGCGTCGAACTCCGGATGGACTTCGCGGACGACCCGCTGGCCCAACTCGATGCCTACGACGGAGAGCTCCCGGTGCTCGTGACGAACCGCGTCGAGTGGGAGGGCGGCGAGGCGCCGGACTCGGCCGACAGGCTCGACACGCTCGAACGGGCACTGGGGTACGACGCCGTCACCGCCGTCGACCTGGAACTGGCGGCCGTCTCCGGGGCGGGCGAGTACGATGCGGGGCGCGTCGTCGACGCCGCCCGTGACCGCGGTGTGTCGGTCGTCGTCTCGACCCACGACTTCGAGTCGACCCCCGAGCGGGCGGATATCGCCGAACGCCTCGAACGGGCGTGTTCGTACGGCGATGTCGGGAAGATGGCCTCGACCGCCCACTCGCCGGACGACGTGCTGGCGATGCTGGGCGCGACGCGGGACCGCACGGCTGCCGGTGACACCGTGGCGACGATGTGTATGGGCGCTGCCGGGCGCCACTCCAGGGCGGTCGCGCCGGTGTATGGCTCGCGGATCGGCTACGCGCCGGTCGATCCCGCCGACGCCACCGCGCCCGGACAGTACGACCTGGCGACGCTGCGCTCGCTGGTCACGCAGCTTCAGCGCGAGGGCTGA
- a CDS encoding MinD/ParA family ATP-binding protein, with amino-acid sequence MTTVSNVYAVAGAKGGVGKTTTSINLGAALSAEGYDVAVVELDLAMANLVDFLDVDIDVTVATTLHDVLGAETAVEDATYPAVDGLDVVPSGTELDGYARTDLARLPAVVETLREQYDAVLMDTPAGLSEETLRPMQLADAVVLVSTPRVSSIRNADNTRELADRVETEVRGLVLTMSGTGSSPGADRIASFLDVDLLGHVPDDDAVPHAQDRGSPVVEDAPRSGAAVAYRKIARRLVGATSTAEPRPDTEPGPAATADRMGQRTDGGHVSKVAEETAQVADTDSVASGTTDESVPPTETTAPDRTGSDGSDDTVPDGRPNERMGDREDEPTAGREDEPTADRDGDASRSFGQKIRAVFGF; translated from the coding sequence ATGACAACAGTAAGCAACGTGTACGCAGTCGCAGGCGCGAAAGGTGGCGTGGGAAAGACGACGACGAGTATCAACCTGGGTGCCGCGCTGTCGGCCGAGGGGTACGATGTCGCCGTCGTCGAACTCGACCTGGCCATGGCCAACCTCGTCGACTTCCTGGATGTCGATATCGATGTCACGGTCGCGACGACGCTCCACGATGTCCTCGGGGCCGAGACGGCCGTCGAGGACGCGACGTATCCGGCCGTCGACGGCCTCGACGTGGTCCCGAGCGGGACGGAGCTCGACGGGTACGCTCGAACGGACCTCGCCCGGCTCCCGGCGGTCGTCGAGACGCTACGGGAGCAGTACGACGCCGTCCTGATGGACACACCGGCGGGACTGAGCGAGGAGACGCTCCGGCCGATGCAACTGGCCGACGCGGTCGTGCTGGTCTCGACGCCCCGCGTGTCGTCGATCCGGAACGCCGACAACACCCGCGAACTGGCCGATCGCGTCGAGACCGAGGTCCGTGGGCTCGTCCTGACGATGTCGGGGACCGGCAGTTCCCCGGGTGCCGACCGGATCGCGTCGTTTCTCGATGTCGACCTGCTCGGACACGTCCCCGACGACGACGCGGTGCCACACGCACAGGACCGGGGGTCACCGGTCGTCGAGGACGCGCCACGCAGCGGGGCGGCTGTCGCGTACCGGAAGATCGCTCGTCGGCTCGTCGGAGCAACCTCGACGGCCGAGCCACGTCCCGACACCGAACCGGGACCGGCGGCGACGGCCGACCGCATGGGCCAGCGGACCGACGGCGGGCACGTCTCCAAAGTGGCCGAGGAGACGGCACAGGTCGCAGACACTGACTCGGTGGCCTCCGGGACGACCGACGAGTCGGTGCCGCCCACAGAGACGACAGCACCGGACCGAACGGGCTCGGACGGGAGCGACGACACGGTCCCGGACGGTCGACCGAACGAACGGATGGGTGACCGAGAGGACGAACCGACGGCCGGTCGAGAGGACGAACCGACGGCCGACCGGGACGGCGACGCCTCGCGGTCGTTCGGACAGAAGATCCGCGCGGTGTTTGGTTTCTAG
- a CDS encoding MFS transporter, producing MADDPSPPGSRWLLVVVAAGVMGGAGTYQFVWSSLSGAVGARVGASPTELGTVFTAFVVAQTLVQIPAGSIRDRYGPRVLLAASGLLLAGGYAGLAVVQSYPLAAAAYSVGGVGSGIAYTVAVNTPVKWFTDRRGLATGAVTMAYSAVSVVAIPLLQSRLDASYRATLLTLGLVVGATGLLAALVLRDPPSDPDEAASESTVSVDETAAVGWRSVLRSWQFWVFFGVMIVVNGVGLMLIGQSIGFTRGLGLGPGTATTVASAVALADAGGIVVVSGLSDRVGGERTVGVALLLCGASLAGAVAVGVRGIAPLFVVLVGATAFFRSPAFAVFPSLVGSYYGRARSSENYALVYSAKVPGGVLGGTVAGFLIARFGWVPSFLVGAALLAVAGLATLTLRPPGLAGGAEHGDPGQQTS from the coding sequence GTGGCCGACGATCCATCGCCGCCCGGGAGCCGCTGGCTGCTGGTGGTCGTCGCCGCGGGCGTGATGGGCGGGGCCGGCACCTACCAGTTCGTCTGGAGCTCGCTCAGCGGCGCCGTCGGCGCCCGCGTCGGCGCGTCGCCGACCGAACTCGGGACCGTCTTTACGGCCTTCGTCGTCGCACAGACCCTCGTCCAGATCCCGGCCGGCAGTATCAGAGACCGCTACGGCCCGCGGGTGCTTCTGGCGGCCAGCGGCCTGTTGCTGGCCGGCGGGTACGCCGGACTCGCCGTCGTCCAGTCGTATCCGCTCGCGGCCGCCGCCTACTCGGTGGGCGGCGTCGGCTCCGGCATCGCCTACACGGTGGCGGTCAACACGCCGGTCAAGTGGTTCACCGACCGGCGCGGGCTGGCGACGGGGGCGGTCACGATGGCCTACAGCGCCGTCAGCGTCGTCGCCATCCCGCTGCTCCAGTCCCGACTGGACGCGTCCTACCGCGCGACGCTGTTGACACTGGGACTCGTGGTCGGGGCCACGGGGCTGCTGGCGGCGCTGGTCCTCCGGGACCCACCGAGCGACCCCGACGAAGCCGCGAGCGAGTCCACGGTCAGCGTCGACGAGACGGCGGCGGTCGGCTGGCGCTCTGTCCTGCGGTCCTGGCAGTTCTGGGTGTTCTTCGGCGTCATGATCGTGGTCAACGGCGTCGGCCTCATGCTCATCGGTCAGTCGATCGGGTTCACCCGGGGGCTGGGACTGGGGCCGGGAACGGCGACGACGGTGGCCTCGGCCGTCGCGCTGGCGGACGCCGGCGGTATCGTCGTCGTCAGCGGGCTCTCGGATCGGGTCGGCGGGGAGCGGACTGTCGGCGTCGCTCTCTTGCTGTGTGGGGCCTCCCTCGCGGGCGCTGTCGCCGTCGGCGTCCGGGGGATCGCGCCGCTGTTCGTCGTTCTCGTGGGCGCGACCGCCTTCTTCCGGAGCCCGGCGTTCGCGGTCTTTCCGTCGCTGGTGGGGAGCTACTACGGCCGGGCGCGCTCCTCGGAGAACTACGCGCTCGTCTACTCGGCGAAGGTCCCCGGCGGCGTTCTCGGCGGGACCGTCGCGGGGTTCCTGATCGCGCGGTTCGGCTGGGTGCCGTCGTTCCTGGTCGGGGCTGCGTTGCTCGCGGTCGCCGGCCTCGCGACGCTGACACTCCGCCCGCCCGGGCTCGCCGGCGGGGCCGAACACGGCGATCCCGGACAGCAGACCAGTTGA
- a CDS encoding ArsA family ATPase — translation MNKFVFFGGKGGVGKTTVSSAYGLRCAAEGMRTLLVSTDPAHSTSDVFDQQFDDDPAAVGGYENLWAMELDPDEEVKRHMQSIKSSMTDQVSPAIVNEIDRQIELAHRTPGAYEAALFDRFIDVMRDSEAYDRVIFDTSPTGGTLRLLALPEFLESWIERLAAKREESVDLFEKAAVGDKSARRKLEQDPILERLAERKADFEFAGETLREAAMFYLVLNPDELSIEESHRAVADLTDAGLTVGGLIVNKVAPAPDDGESGTGATYLRERHRTEQQRLERIRGEFTQPVAGVIEQRVSEVKGDLLAEVADDLVIDTEATAPTI, via the coding sequence ATGAACAAGTTCGTCTTCTTCGGTGGGAAGGGTGGTGTCGGCAAGACGACCGTCTCCAGTGCCTACGGGCTGCGCTGTGCAGCCGAGGGGATGCGGACGCTGTTAGTCTCGACCGATCCCGCCCACAGCACCTCCGACGTGTTCGACCAGCAGTTCGACGACGATCCGGCGGCCGTCGGAGGCTACGAGAACCTCTGGGCGATGGAACTGGACCCCGACGAGGAGGTGAAACGGCACATGCAGTCGATCAAGTCCTCGATGACCGACCAGGTCAGTCCCGCCATCGTCAACGAGATCGACCGACAGATCGAACTGGCCCACCGGACGCCCGGTGCCTACGAGGCGGCACTGTTCGACCGCTTTATCGACGTGATGCGCGACAGCGAGGCGTACGACCGCGTCATCTTCGACACCTCGCCGACCGGTGGGACGCTCCGGCTACTCGCGCTCCCGGAGTTTCTCGAATCCTGGATCGAACGACTCGCCGCGAAGCGCGAGGAGAGCGTCGATCTCTTCGAGAAAGCCGCGGTCGGGGACAAGTCCGCACGAAGGAAATTGGAGCAGGACCCGATCCTCGAACGTCTCGCCGAACGCAAGGCGGACTTCGAGTTCGCCGGCGAGACGCTTCGAGAGGCCGCCATGTTCTACCTCGTGCTCAACCCCGACGAACTCTCGATCGAGGAGTCCCACCGCGCGGTCGCGGACCTCACCGACGCCGGCCTGACTGTCGGGGGGTTGATCGTCAACAAGGTCGCGCCGGCACCCGACGACGGGGAATCGGGCACCGGGGCGACGTACTTACGGGAACGTCACCGCACCGAACAGCAACGTCTCGAGCGGATTCGCGGAGAGTTCACACAACCGGTCGCCGGCGTCATCGAGCAACGCGTCTCGGAAGTGAAAGGTGACCTCCTGGCCGAAGTCGCAGACGACCTCGTTATCGACACCGAAGCCACGGCGCCGACGATCTGA
- a CDS encoding SRPBCC family protein has product MREVERTCFVDASPAELDRALTPTGLIESEGTFTVRATEETDAGTRVIAGGGGVEAAFVVEPRTHGYDYRQVGDRGPFEAMETSLTYDNRDHGSDVTVRSAVSLGLPLAPVSDRVAAWKRRAELDRLLDALEAV; this is encoded by the coding sequence ATGCGCGAGGTCGAGCGCACGTGCTTCGTCGACGCGTCTCCAGCCGAACTCGACAGGGCGCTGACCCCGACGGGGCTCATCGAGTCGGAGGGCACCTTCACGGTCCGGGCAACGGAGGAGACCGACGCCGGGACGCGCGTGATCGCCGGCGGTGGCGGTGTCGAAGCCGCGTTCGTCGTCGAACCCCGAACGCACGGCTACGACTACCGCCAGGTCGGCGACCGCGGCCCGTTCGAGGCGATGGAGACGAGCCTGACCTACGACAATCGGGACCACGGGAGCGACGTGACCGTCCGCTCTGCGGTCAGCCTCGGCCTCCCGCTCGCTCCGGTGAGCGACCGGGTCGCCGCCTGGAAGCGACGTGCCGAACTCGACCGGCTGCTCGACGCGCTCGAAGCCGTCTGA
- a CDS encoding 2-amino-3,7-dideoxy-D-threo-hept-6-ulosonate synthase has product MNTGKHARLTRIGTDGQYVIVPMDHGITMGAVKGLKDIESTIDAVTRGGADAVLTQRGIADRVHPNKNDAGYIAHLNGSTTIGPDENDKRTTGTVEDAIRAGADAVSFHINVGSTYEREQIEELAALTSEADRYGLPVLAMAYARGPDIDPAADDYNQAVGHAVRLAEELGSDVVKTGYTGDAESFQHVVESTALPVVIAGGAKGTDEETLNMVRGAMDAGASGISMGRSIFQHDEPEKIARAVAAVVHDDAGAVDALHEAGLAVEA; this is encoded by the coding sequence ATGAACACAGGGAAACACGCACGGCTCACACGCATCGGGACAGACGGGCAGTACGTCATCGTCCCGATGGACCACGGGATCACGATGGGGGCCGTCAAAGGACTGAAAGACATCGAATCGACGATCGACGCGGTGACACGCGGCGGTGCCGACGCCGTTCTCACCCAGCGGGGGATCGCCGACCGCGTCCACCCGAACAAGAACGACGCCGGCTACATCGCCCACCTCAACGGCTCGACGACCATCGGCCCGGACGAGAACGACAAGCGCACCACCGGCACCGTCGAGGACGCCATCCGCGCCGGTGCCGACGCCGTCTCCTTCCACATCAACGTCGGTAGCACCTACGAGCGCGAACAGATCGAGGAGCTGGCAGCACTGACCAGCGAGGCCGACCGCTACGGACTGCCGGTCCTGGCGATGGCCTACGCCCGCGGACCCGACATCGACCCGGCGGCCGACGACTACAACCAGGCGGTCGGCCACGCGGTACGGCTGGCCGAGGAACTGGGATCGGACGTGGTCAAGACGGGGTACACCGGCGACGCCGAGAGCTTCCAACACGTCGTCGAGTCGACGGCGCTGCCGGTCGTCATCGCCGGCGGCGCGAAAGGCACCGACGAGGAGACCCTGAACATGGTCCGTGGCGCGATGGACGCGGGCGCGTCGGGGATCTCGATGGGCCGCTCGATCTTCCAGCACGACGAACCGGAGAAGATCGCCCGGGCCGTCGCCGCCGTCGTCCACGACGACGCCGGTGCCGTCGACGCGCTCCACGAGGCGGGCCTGGCCGTCGAAGCCTAG
- a CDS encoding 3-dehydroquinate synthase II: protein MTRSVWLKADDEVGDWETRKRRITAGLEAGVDWVLVDEADVDRVQELGAVNVAAFSNGDVHVMEAEEEVSESDATIVGKGGEGDGTVDLPSDFSGSADLSTLRRNETTPDGGYVRIFDEDYEAFAEAVAAEADFTIVIGEDWQIIPLENLIARVGDETQLITGVQTAEDARTAYETLEHGADGVLLDTDDIDEIRKTCEVRDAVGREQLDLQYAEVTAVEQTGSADRVCIDTGNLLEHDEGMLVGSMARGLFFVHAETAESPYVASRPFRVNAGAVHAYVRTPDGGTKYLSELQSGDEVQVVDSEGHTREAIVGRAKIEKRPMFRVQAETGDGDRIETLLQNAETIKVHTREGRTAVTDLEPGDELLVYYEDTATHFGEKIEESIIEK from the coding sequence ATGACACGAAGCGTGTGGCTCAAAGCCGACGACGAAGTCGGCGACTGGGAGACACGGAAGCGCCGTATCACCGCCGGCCTGGAGGCCGGCGTCGACTGGGTCCTGGTCGACGAGGCGGATGTCGACCGTGTCCAGGAACTGGGGGCAGTCAACGTCGCCGCCTTCTCGAACGGCGATGTCCACGTCATGGAGGCCGAAGAGGAGGTCTCGGAGAGCGACGCCACTATCGTCGGCAAGGGCGGCGAAGGCGACGGCACCGTCGACCTCCCCTCGGATTTCTCCGGCTCCGCGGACCTCTCGACGCTGCGCCGCAACGAGACCACGCCCGACGGCGGCTACGTCCGGATCTTCGACGAGGACTACGAGGCCTTCGCCGAGGCGGTCGCGGCCGAGGCCGACTTCACCATCGTCATCGGTGAGGACTGGCAGATCATCCCCCTGGAGAACCTCATCGCCCGGGTCGGCGACGAGACCCAGCTCATCACCGGCGTCCAGACCGCCGAGGACGCCCGCACCGCCTACGAGACGCTCGAACACGGCGCCGACGGCGTCCTGCTGGACACCGACGACATCGACGAGATCCGCAAGACCTGCGAGGTGCGCGACGCCGTCGGGCGCGAGCAACTCGACTTGCAGTACGCCGAGGTGACCGCCGTCGAGCAGACCGGCTCGGCCGACCGGGTCTGTATCGACACGGGCAATCTGCTGGAACACGACGAGGGGATGCTCGTCGGCTCGATGGCCCGCGGACTCTTTTTCGTCCACGCAGAGACCGCCGAGTCCCCCTACGTCGCCTCCCGGCCGTTCCGGGTCAACGCGGGCGCCGTCCACGCCTACGTCCGCACTCCCGACGGCGGCACGAAGTACCTCTCGGAGCTCCAGAGCGGCGACGAGGTCCAGGTCGTCGACAGCGAGGGCCACACCCGCGAGGCGATCGTCGGCCGCGCGAAGATCGAGAAACGCCCGATGTTCCGCGTCCAGGCCGAAACCGGGGACGGCGACCGCATCGAGACGCTGCTCCAGAACGCCGAGACGATCAAGGTCCACACCCGCGAGGGTCGGACCGCGGTCACGGACCTGGAACCGGGCGACGAGTTGCTCGTCTACTACGAGGACACGGCGACGCACTTCGGCGAGAAGATCGAAGAGAGCATCATCGAGAAGTAG
- a CDS encoding zinc ribbon domain-containing protein translates to MSDTGRKRPWLAVCLAFIYPGLGHVYLREWLRAVLWFGLVFSTTTLLLGEGDLPTELSVDAFLAASRALPLEASVALLAITLLSMADAYWMAARTQQDAAVSDGMSCPNCGKELDEDIDFCHWCTTELSTAEDTGADAAR, encoded by the coding sequence ATGAGCGATACAGGACGCAAGCGGCCCTGGCTGGCGGTCTGCCTGGCGTTCATCTACCCGGGGCTGGGTCACGTCTACCTGCGGGAGTGGCTCCGTGCCGTCCTGTGGTTCGGGCTCGTGTTCAGCACGACCACACTGCTGTTGGGCGAGGGGGACCTCCCGACGGAGCTGTCCGTCGACGCCTTCCTCGCGGCCTCGCGCGCGCTTCCCCTGGAGGCGTCGGTCGCACTGCTCGCGATTACGCTTCTCAGCATGGCCGACGCCTACTGGATGGCAGCACGGACACAGCAGGACGCCGCCGTCTCGGACGGGATGAGCTGTCCCAACTGCGGGAAGGAACTCGACGAGGACATCGACTTCTGTCACTGGTGTACGACCGAACTGTCGACCGCCGAGGACACCGGCGCGGACGCGGCCCGGTGA
- a CDS encoding carbon starvation protein A yields MVQVLWLVVATLITFSIGYLGYSRYLAQFVELDDSNDTPAHKYEDGQEYVPSKKPVLLGHHYSSIAGGAPIVGPITAGVVWGWVPALLWIAIGNPLMGSVHDFVSLSGSLRHEGKSIGYIIGEYVGDRGKNMLLWFAFLTIILVVAVFALVVAIVFNAFPQAATASFVYIALALVFGVYLYQLDLPFLPGTAVFVTAVFGGVWVGINFPVALFPAAEAGTYPAGTIVLFGSGLASMVPAAGTLGANTAGWIPVILLYAASASVLPVWTLLQPRDFLSSFLLYAGVGGALLAVVVGTLLGTSAQPLVINLEPYYGFMGTAGLPLFPLLFVTIACGTISGFHSLVSSGTTAKQLNKESDARAIGYGGMLGEGLLATVALGTVAIAGVTAGGGIGRALPNFATGGSVMLTSFGIPTSVGAPFMALVLVSFLLTSTDTAVRLGRYMAEEIVGTPDAENVVVRQVQEVGINRYSNATIQCLLAYALVASGSWASLWPLFGGANQLLAALALLTATVWLANWDDDKQLISTGVPMALMTVITVCALLYLSLYQNLYQQFIQGGFAESAGIFARISVAVQIVLALVLVGLALSLVWIGYSNIKSVREAPGATPADD; encoded by the coding sequence ATGGTACAGGTACTCTGGCTCGTCGTCGCGACACTCATCACGTTCAGTATCGGGTATCTCGGCTATTCGAGATACCTCGCACAGTTCGTCGAACTTGACGATTCGAACGACACACCTGCCCACAAGTACGAGGACGGGCAGGAGTACGTCCCCTCGAAGAAACCCGTCCTGCTGGGACACCACTACTCCAGTATCGCCGGCGGAGCACCCATCGTGGGTCCTATCACGGCCGGTGTAGTCTGGGGGTGGGTGCCGGCCCTGCTGTGGATCGCTATCGGCAATCCGCTGATGGGGAGCGTCCACGACTTCGTCTCGCTGTCGGGGAGTCTGCGACACGAGGGGAAGTCGATCGGGTACATCATCGGCGAGTACGTCGGCGACCGCGGCAAGAACATGCTCCTGTGGTTCGCGTTCCTGACGATAATCCTCGTCGTCGCGGTGTTCGCACTCGTGGTTGCGATCGTGTTCAACGCCTTCCCGCAGGCGGCGACGGCGAGTTTCGTCTACATCGCCTTGGCGCTCGTATTCGGGGTGTACCTCTATCAGCTTGATCTCCCCTTCCTCCCAGGGACGGCGGTGTTCGTCACTGCCGTCTTCGGGGGCGTCTGGGTCGGCATCAACTTCCCTGTCGCGCTGTTCCCGGCGGCGGAAGCCGGGACCTACCCGGCCGGAACGATCGTCCTGTTCGGTTCGGGACTGGCGTCGATGGTCCCGGCCGCGGGAACGCTGGGCGCGAACACGGCCGGCTGGATCCCGGTCATCCTGCTGTACGCGGCCAGCGCCTCGGTACTCCCGGTGTGGACGCTGCTCCAGCCCCGTGACTTCCTCTCGTCGTTCCTGCTGTACGCGGGCGTCGGGGGCGCGTTGCTCGCGGTCGTCGTCGGCACGCTGCTGGGAACGTCCGCCCAGCCGCTCGTCATCAATCTGGAGCCGTACTACGGGTTCATGGGGACCGCGGGACTGCCGCTGTTCCCCCTGCTGTTCGTGACCATCGCCTGTGGGACCATCAGTGGCTTCCACTCGCTGGTCTCCTCGGGCACGACCGCGAAGCAACTGAACAAGGAGTCTGACGCCCGGGCCATCGGTTACGGCGGGATGCTCGGCGAGGGACTGCTCGCGACAGTCGCGCTCGGTACCGTCGCTATCGCCGGCGTCACCGCCGGTGGCGGTATCGGTCGCGCGCTGCCGAACTTCGCGACCGGCGGGAGCGTGATGCTGACGAGCTTCGGTATCCCGACCTCGGTCGGTGCGCCGTTCATGGCACTCGTGCTCGTGAGCTTCCTGCTGACCTCGACGGACACGGCGGTCCGGCTGGGCCGCTACATGGCGGAGGAGATCGTCGGCACGCCCGACGCCGAAAACGTCGTCGTCCGCCAGGTACAGGAGGTCGGCATCAACCGTTACAGCAACGCGACGATCCAGTGTCTGCTGGCCTACGCGCTGGTCGCAAGCGGCTCCTGGGCGAGTCTCTGGCCCCTCTTTGGCGGTGCAAACCAGTTGCTCGCCGCGCTGGCACTGCTGACGGCCACGGTGTGGCTCGCCAACTGGGACGACGACAAACAGCTCATCAGCACCGGCGTCCCGATGGCGCTGATGACGGTCATCACCGTCTGTGCGTTGCTGTACCTCTCGCTGTATCAGAACCTCTACCAGCAGTTCATCCAGGGCGGTTTCGCCGAGAGCGCTGGCATCTTCGCACGTATCTCCGTCGCGGTTCAGATCGTGCTGGCGCTGGTGCTGGTCGGCCTGGCGCTGTCGCTCGTCTGGATCGGCTACAGCAACATCAAGTCCGTCCGTGAGGCGCCCGGCGCCACGCCGGCCGACGACTGA
- the trpA gene encoding tryptophan synthase subunit alpha, whose product MGLERVFAGDDPAFVPYLAAGDPDYEASQAYVEALERGGADLIELGLPFSEPIAEGKTIQDAVVRSLKAGMTVERYFEFVEELDVDVPLVCMTYYNLVFQYGEEAGPRPFVQKAAEVGIEGFVVVDLPAEEAGPLRAACDEFGLDLVFIVAPTTEGDRLDSMKAQVSGYVYVQARLGVTGARDDVDDATEDSLARLSDWDVPKAVGFGIKTGDHAERIVSAGADGIIVGSALVDIVAEGHENDESVETVADRLEAKARELTEGAHRGAQNRPQPERT is encoded by the coding sequence ATGGGACTGGAGCGAGTCTTCGCGGGCGACGACCCAGCGTTCGTCCCGTATCTGGCTGCGGGCGACCCCGACTACGAGGCCTCACAGGCCTACGTCGAGGCCCTCGAACGGGGCGGCGCGGACCTGATCGAACTCGGGCTGCCGTTCTCGGAACCGATCGCCGAGGGCAAGACCATCCAGGACGCCGTGGTCCGATCCCTGAAGGCGGGCATGACCGTCGAGCGGTACTTCGAGTTCGTCGAGGAACTGGACGTGGACGTACCGCTGGTCTGTATGACCTACTACAACCTGGTCTTCCAGTACGGCGAGGAGGCCGGTCCGCGGCCGTTCGTCCAGAAGGCCGCCGAGGTCGGCATCGAGGGGTTCGTCGTCGTCGACCTCCCAGCCGAGGAGGCCGGCCCGCTCCGGGCGGCCTGTGACGAGTTCGGACTGGACCTGGTCTTTATCGTCGCGCCGACGACCGAGGGCGACCGGCTGGACAGCATGAAAGCACAGGTGTCGGGCTACGTCTACGTCCAGGCTCGCCTGGGCGTGACCGGCGCTCGCGACGACGTGGACGACGCCACCGAGGACTCGCTGGCCCGACTGTCCGACTGGGACGTGCCCAAGGCCGTCGGCTTCGGCATCAAGACCGGCGACCACGCCGAACGGATCGTCTCGGCGGGCGCCGACGGCATCATCGTCGGATCGGCGCTGGTCGACATCGTGGCCGAGGGCCACGAGAACGACGAGTCAGTCGAGACGGTCGCCGACCGACTGGAGGCGAAGGCGCGCGAACTGACCGAGGGGGCCCACCGTGGGGCACAGAACCGGCCGCAACCGGAACGCACATAA